One window of Methanogenium organophilum genomic DNA carries:
- the mtrD gene encoding tetrahydromethanopterin S-methyltransferase subunit D, translated as MSALGGGSAGGEGINPAASVIALVIVLVSVGIIYALYPSALIPLIGVIIGGVLISFGVHFVPVGGAPAAMGQAPGIATGVAMLAAGGGLAGLFGGAWAAEMGIWVALGAGAMGGGLLMAITCLMVNVVYVYAMGIPAASGKIDKDPITGDTFPAYKSQGTEGHGLPFISYVGGVIGGIFGGMGGTLIYLELLSVYEEALPSFLGMTPEGMTTLAVSLAGIFAVGMFLVAAVLTAYNITGTIEGPHDPKFKRWPRAVIGSSAACAACGLVAILLVVI; from the coding sequence ATGAGCGCATTAGGTGGCGGTTCAGCTGGTGGAGAGGGTATTAACCCCGCAGCATCAGTGATCGCACTCGTTATCGTACTGGTATCTGTGGGCATCATCTATGCTCTCTATCCGTCGGCACTCATTCCCCTCATCGGCGTCATCATCGGCGGCGTGCTCATCTCCTTTGGTGTGCACTTCGTACCGGTTGGTGGTGCACCAGCAGCAATGGGCCAGGCACCCGGTATCGCTACCGGTGTTGCAATGCTCGCTGCCGGTGGTGGCCTTGCAGGTCTCTTCGGAGGTGCATGGGCAGCTGAGATGGGTATCTGGGTTGCACTCGGTGCAGGCGCAATGGGTGGCGGTCTCCTGATGGCAATTACCTGTCTGATGGTGAACGTTGTCTACGTCTATGCAATGGGTATTCCCGCTGCATCCGGTAAGATCGACAAAGACCCCATCACCGGTGACACCTTCCCTGCATACAAGTCTCAGGGAACAGAGGGTCACGGACTTCCGTTCATCTCCTACGTTGGTGGTGTAATTGGTGGTATTTTCGGTGGTATGGGTGGAACACTCATTTATCTTGAGCTTCTCTCCGTCTACGAGGAGGCACTTCCGTCATTCCTTGGCATGACCCCCGAGGGCATGACCACGCTTGCAGTATCCCTTGCAGGTATCTTTGCTGTCGGAATGTTCCTTGTAGCAGCAGTACTTACCGCGTACAACATTACCGGTACAATCGAAGGTCCTCACGACCCGAAGTTCAAGAGATGGCCCCGTGCAGTAATCGGATCGTCTGCAGCATGTGCAGCCTGCGGTCTTGTTGCTATTCTTCTGGTGGTAATCTGA
- the nadC gene encoding carboxylating nicotinate-nucleotide diphosphorylase — protein MQLREDLLRYLNEDIPFGDVTSRAVIPDRRCAAYITGKENAIISGLAEAEALCNHCDITFTRKVSEGAEIRPGTVIAELAGTAAAILMVERTMLNLMSRMSGIATATRRAVRAAEAANPAVRIAGTRKTAPGLRLCDKKALITGGADPHRMSLSDMILIKDNHLALVPLEDAVKKARAYSRYVNVEVEVETASDALTAARAGADIILLDNMLPRDVQETLDILTENNLREQVIIEVSGNITPDTLESYAVLGIDTISMGRLTHTVKNIDLSLEIMPAMNTVKIF, from the coding sequence ATGCAACTTCGCGAAGATCTCCTCCGCTACCTGAATGAAGATATCCCCTTCGGCGACGTTACCTCACGGGCTGTTATCCCGGACCGCAGGTGTGCGGCCTACATTACCGGAAAAGAGAACGCAATTATTTCAGGCCTCGCCGAGGCAGAAGCACTCTGTAATCACTGCGACATCACATTCACCAGGAAGGTTTCGGAAGGTGCAGAGATTCGGCCGGGTACCGTTATTGCAGAACTTGCAGGCACCGCAGCAGCAATCCTCATGGTGGAACGCACCATGCTCAACCTGATGAGCAGGATGAGCGGCATCGCAACGGCAACCCGCCGGGCAGTCAGAGCAGCAGAAGCGGCAAATCCTGCCGTCCGAATTGCAGGCACCCGCAAGACCGCACCCGGCCTGCGCCTTTGTGACAAAAAGGCACTCATCACCGGCGGCGCGGACCCGCATCGTATGAGCCTCTCTGACATGATCCTCATCAAGGACAACCATCTGGCACTTGTCCCCTTAGAAGATGCGGTAAAAAAGGCCCGTGCCTATAGCCGCTATGTCAATGTGGAAGTGGAAGTGGAGACCGCATCGGACGCACTCACTGCAGCACGGGCAGGGGCAGACATTATTCTCCTCGACAACATGCTTCCCCGTGACGTGCAGGAAACGCTTGACATCCTCACAGAAAATAATCTGCGGGAACAGGTGATCATCGAAGTCTCCGGCAATATCACACCTGACACCCTCGAGTCCTATGCCGTTTTGGGTATTGACACTATCAGCATGGGAAGACTCACCCATACGGTGAAAAACATCGATCTATCACTTGAAATTATGCCCGCAATGAACACCGTCAAAATATTCTGA
- the mtrB gene encoding tetrahydromethanopterin S-methyltransferase subunit MtrB, producing the protein MGYIQVLPEYGLVADPMVGLVTTAGASLGPVVERVEKLDKVADDIVNMLSGEGEFLASFPGRDQSLLYAGGVTAMWYGLAVGLFIAGIIAFGFL; encoded by the coding sequence ATGGGATATATCCAGGTATTGCCTGAATATGGTCTTGTCGCTGACCCCATGGTCGGTCTTGTGACTACCGCAGGGGCATCTCTCGGCCCGGTTGTTGAGCGTGTCGAAAAACTCGACAAGGTCGCAGACGACATCGTCAACATGCTTTCCGGAGAGGGAGAATTCCTTGCTTCGTTCCCCGGAAGAGATCAGTCCCTGCTTTACGCAGGTGGTGTCACAGCAATGTGGTACGGTCTTGCCGTTGGACTTTTCATCGCGGGGATAATCGCGTTTGGATTCTTATGA
- the nadA gene encoding quinolinate synthase NadA, whose protein sequence is MNSDQLKRIEQLKKEKNAIILAHNYEPPEIQDAADIIGDSLELAVKAQSVTEDTIVLCGVRFMAETAKVLNPEKTVILPAKDAGCPLADFLTPEMVREARSAHPGAAVVLYVNSDTAAKAEADIVCTSANAVEVVRSLKEKTVLFGPDSNLADYVASQLPEKTIIPLPPEGHCYVHAKFSCDDVIAAAEMGCTTICHPECPREVRNGADVVASTGGMVKMAENADSWMLLTEKGIAYRLQKLFPEKEFHVREDAVCDDMKKISLDMLEQALITGEYAVELPADLMERARGPIERMIALQRR, encoded by the coding sequence ATGAATTCCGACCAGTTAAAACGGATAGAACAACTTAAAAAAGAAAAGAATGCGATTATCCTCGCCCATAACTACGAGCCTCCGGAGATTCAGGACGCCGCAGACATCATCGGGGACAGTCTCGAACTTGCTGTGAAAGCACAAAGTGTTACAGAGGACACTATCGTCCTCTGTGGTGTCCGGTTTATGGCAGAAACCGCTAAAGTGCTTAACCCGGAGAAGACCGTCATTCTCCCGGCAAAGGATGCCGGATGTCCCCTTGCAGACTTCCTCACCCCGGAGATGGTCCGGGAGGCACGCAGCGCTCACCCCGGTGCGGCAGTCGTCCTCTATGTCAACAGTGATACTGCAGCAAAGGCGGAGGCGGACATCGTCTGCACATCGGCAAATGCCGTTGAGGTTGTCCGCTCACTCAAAGAGAAAACCGTTCTTTTCGGTCCTGACTCAAACCTTGCAGACTATGTGGCATCGCAGCTGCCGGAGAAAACGATCATTCCCCTGCCACCGGAGGGACACTGCTATGTTCATGCAAAGTTCAGCTGCGATGATGTCATCGCAGCAGCTGAGATGGGCTGCACCACAATTTGCCACCCGGAATGTCCCCGTGAGGTCAGAAACGGGGCGGATGTGGTGGCATCGACCGGCGGCATGGTGAAGATGGCAGAGAATGCGGATTCATGGATGCTTCTCACGGAGAAAGGCATTGCTTACCGGCTTCAGAAACTCTTTCCCGAAAAGGAATTTCACGTCCGTGAAGATGCTGTCTGTGATGATATGAAGAAGATTTCGCTTGATATGCTGGAACAGGCACTCATCACCGGTGAGTATGCAGTAGAACTCCCCGCAGATCTGATGGAGCGGGCACGTGGCCCCATCGAAAGGATGATAGCACTCCAACGGAGATAA
- the mtrH gene encoding tetrahydromethanopterin S-methyltransferase subunit H yields MFKFEKEQAVHDFNGTKIGGQPGEYPRVLGASIFYNKHECVIDDEKGIIDKDRAEALWNRCQELSDQTGVKHFIQIISESGEAFESYFSWFDSIDSKTAFLMDSSMPPALAHACEYVTEVGLADRAIYNSINGSILPENIEALKNSDVDAAIVLAFNPGDASVKGREAVLAEGGVAGQEKSMLSIAEECGITRPILDTAATPLGLGSGGSFREILACKAIHGLPTGGAYHNMTVSWTWLKRWRGTAKNPSVLLSQYEGKDLLLEQMGHHHFGGFDGIKQAAWSAPDIGCNIMAATLGADLIMYGPIENCEGASTAIAFTDIVLAEAAKELGVDVATEDHPLFKLV; encoded by the coding sequence ATGTTCAAATTCGAGAAAGAACAGGCGGTACACGATTTCAACGGTACCAAGATAGGCGGGCAGCCCGGCGAATATCCACGGGTTCTCGGTGCATCCATCTTCTATAACAAGCACGAGTGTGTTATTGATGATGAGAAAGGCATAATTGACAAGGATCGTGCAGAGGCGCTCTGGAACAGATGTCAGGAACTTTCTGACCAGACAGGTGTAAAACACTTCATCCAGATTATCTCTGAATCAGGAGAGGCTTTTGAGAGCTACTTCTCATGGTTTGACTCCATTGACAGCAAGACGGCATTCCTCATGGACTCGTCCATGCCTCCTGCACTTGCTCACGCATGTGAGTATGTGACCGAGGTTGGACTGGCAGACCGTGCTATCTACAACTCTATCAATGGTTCAATCCTCCCGGAGAACATTGAGGCACTCAAGAACAGTGACGTTGACGCAGCTATTGTGCTCGCATTCAACCCTGGTGACGCAAGTGTAAAGGGCCGTGAGGCTGTCCTCGCAGAGGGTGGCGTCGCTGGTCAGGAGAAGTCCATGCTTTCAATCGCAGAAGAGTGTGGCATTACCCGGCCTATCCTCGATACCGCAGCAACACCGCTCGGTCTCGGGTCAGGCGGTTCATTCCGTGAGATTCTTGCATGCAAGGCAATCCACGGTCTCCCAACCGGTGGTGCATACCACAACATGACTGTCTCCTGGACGTGGCTCAAGCGCTGGAGAGGAACTGCAAAGAACCCCTCTGTGCTTCTCAGCCAGTATGAAGGTAAGGACCTTCTTCTTGAGCAGATGGGACATCACCACTTCGGTGGATTCGATGGTATCAAGCAGGCTGCATGGTCAGCACCTGATATCGGATGTAACATCATGGCAGCAACCCTTGGTGCAGACCTTATCATGTACGGACCTATCGAGAACTGTGAAGGTGCATCCACCGCAATCGCATTCACCGATATTGTCCTTGCAGAAGCAGCAAAAGAGCTTGGTGTGGACGTCGCAACAGAGGACCACCCGCTCTTCAAGCTGGTCTAA
- a CDS encoding tetrahydromethanopterin S-methyltransferase subunit F, which produces MTDEKQPTTIRTAAIDDMMSDISYKGQILARTNKLDSAISASGVMGFALGLIISIVLVMIPALLIGGL; this is translated from the coding sequence GTGACAGATGAAAAACAACCCACAACAATTCGTACTGCAGCGATTGATGACATGATGTCTGATATCTCGTACAAAGGGCAGATTCTTGCGCGTACCAACAAGCTTGATTCTGCAATAAGTGCCAGCGGTGTCATGGGATTTGCACTCGGTCTGATCATTTCCATCGTCCTTGTGATGATACCAGCACTACTGATAGGAGGTCTGTGA
- the mcrG gene encoding coenzyme-B sulfoethylthiotransferase subunit gamma, with product MAYTPQYGPGTSHVAENRRRQMNPSIELDKVRDVTDEDVVLVLGHRAPGSAYPTAHPPLAEQQEPDCPIRKIVEPTEGAKAGDRVRYIQFVDSMYDGPSQPYQRTYTECYRFRGIDPGTLSGRQIVECRERDLEAYSKWLIETEMFEPALTSIRGATVHGHSLRLAEDGLMFDMLQRCILGDDGVVTYVKDQIGEPLDRAVAVGKPLDDAWVKAHSTIFHSLTGVAYRDDEEYIEYIQRIHTLRTKYGFMPVEE from the coding sequence ATGGCATACACACCACAGTATGGCCCGGGAACTTCCCACGTCGCCGAGAACAGGCGCCGCCAGATGAACCCGAGCATTGAACTTGACAAAGTTCGTGACGTAACTGATGAAGATGTTGTGCTGGTCCTCGGTCACCGTGCACCGGGTTCCGCATATCCAACAGCACACCCCCCACTCGCAGAGCAGCAGGAACCTGACTGCCCAATCCGTAAGATTGTCGAGCCGACCGAGGGTGCAAAGGCCGGAGACCGTGTCCGTTACATCCAGTTTGTAGACTCCATGTATGACGGTCCGTCCCAGCCATACCAGCGAACCTACACAGAATGCTACCGCTTCCGTGGTATCGACCCCGGTACACTCTCCGGTCGTCAGATCGTCGAGTGCCGTGAGCGTGACCTCGAGGCATACTCCAAGTGGCTCATCGAGACCGAAATGTTTGAGCCCGCCCTGACCTCAATCCGTGGTGCAACCGTGCACGGACACTCACTCCGTCTTGCAGAAGACGGCCTGATGTTCGACATGCTCCAGAGGTGTATCCTTGGTGACGATGGCGTTGTTACCTACGTGAAAGACCAGATCGGAGAACCCCTCGATCGTGCTGTCGCCGTCGGCAAGCCTCTCGACGACGCATGGGTCAAGGCTCACTCGACTATCTTCCACTCACTCACGGGCGTTGCATACCGTGATGATGAGGAGTACATTGAATACATCCAGCGCATCCACACGCTGAGGACAAAATACGGCTTCATGCCGGTTGAGGAGTGA
- the mtrA gene encoding tetrahydromethanopterin S-methyltransferase subunit A, translating to MADKKSPASGWPIIQGDYHSGSADSCVAVCTFGSHLDEQGICDAGAAICGSCKTENLGLEKLIANTISNPNIRFVIFCGTEVKGHLSGQSLKALHENGVEGGKIVGSQGAIAFIENLDAAAIERFQQQVEIINIMESEDMGAITAKITECAGKDPGAFEGDAMVVEVSDEDGGAGGEGEGVEAEMSGELALIHARMKAIQMMVTDMGYRNRYAAGVYSGKVEGVMIGLVISFVLLGFLLMG from the coding sequence ATGGCAGATAAGAAATCACCGGCCTCAGGCTGGCCAATTATCCAGGGCGATTATCACTCCGGAAGTGCAGATAGCTGTGTTGCAGTCTGTACGTTCGGGTCTCACCTTGACGAACAGGGTATCTGTGACGCAGGCGCTGCTATCTGTGGTTCCTGTAAGACAGAGAACCTTGGACTTGAGAAGCTGATTGCAAACACCATCTCGAATCCGAACATCCGCTTCGTCATCTTCTGTGGAACAGAAGTGAAAGGCCACTTATCCGGCCAGTCACTGAAGGCTCTGCACGAAAATGGTGTCGAAGGCGGTAAGATCGTCGGTTCACAGGGTGCAATCGCATTCATCGAGAACCTCGACGCAGCCGCAATCGAGCGGTTCCAGCAGCAGGTTGAGATTATCAACATCATGGAATCGGAAGACATGGGCGCTATCACCGCAAAGATCACCGAGTGTGCAGGGAAGGATCCCGGTGCATTTGAGGGTGACGCGATGGTCGTCGAAGTCAGCGATGAAGATGGCGGTGCCGGAGGCGAAGGCGAAGGCGTCGAGGCAGAGATGTCCGGCGAACTTGCTCTGATCCATGCCCGGATGAAAGCTATCCAGATGATGGTGACAGACATGGGATACCGCAACCGCTATGCAGCGGGTGTGTATTCCGGTAAAGTCGAGGGAGTAATGATCGGACTGGTCATATCGTTTGTCCTTTTGGGCTTCCTTCTGATGGGGTGA
- the mtrE gene encoding tetrahydromethanopterin S-methyltransferase subunit E, with translation MEEILFGIGISALAGALATVAGAAEDTESDIGSQGDPNSQVQLAPQMGYIHRIYNKAVSGEPPAYGLWVALAAGIAWALMAIQYNAILALIIGSAVAVFVQGVYATTAYLGRTASLAKFEQPVYIDILKSVTSVTMAHAFVAIFTTVTMCFLIIEALGHPFPLPLMGIVWGIALGAAGSATGNPFYGKERQYQKYDFGAGLPISASGDIVRYAEAGQRSSLDNGWFTSKGAGPASGICFGLIVFFELWRTILFEPFAAGWGAVIAGAVIIIIFMVIDRFVETWARKTYGPYTEETAAEEEATA, from the coding sequence ATGGAAGAAATACTATTTGGCATCGGTATCAGCGCTTTAGCCGGCGCTCTTGCCACTGTGGCTGGCGCTGCGGAGGACACTGAATCTGATATCGGATCACAGGGTGACCCGAACTCACAGGTTCAGCTGGCTCCGCAGATGGGGTATATTCACAGGATCTACAATAAAGCAGTATCCGGTGAACCCCCTGCGTACGGTCTATGGGTGGCATTAGCTGCTGGAATTGCCTGGGCGTTGATGGCGATTCAGTACAATGCGATTCTTGCTCTCATCATTGGTTCTGCGGTCGCAGTCTTTGTGCAGGGCGTTTACGCAACGACTGCATATCTCGGTCGTACAGCAAGTCTCGCAAAATTCGAACAGCCGGTGTATATCGATATATTGAAATCGGTTACATCCGTGACTATGGCCCACGCATTCGTGGCGATTTTCACCACTGTTACTATGTGTTTCCTCATCATCGAGGCTCTGGGACACCCGTTCCCGCTGCCATTGATGGGTATTGTATGGGGAATTGCACTGGGAGCAGCAGGGTCGGCGACTGGTAACCCGTTCTACGGAAAAGAACGCCAGTACCAGAAGTACGACTTCGGAGCAGGTTTACCTATCTCCGCATCTGGTGACATTGTCCGGTATGCAGAGGCAGGACAGAGAAGTTCACTCGACAACGGATGGTTCACATCCAAGGGAGCAGGTCCCGCATCCGGTATCTGTTTCGGTCTTATTGTGTTCTTCGAGTTATGGCGTACCATTCTCTTCGAGCCATTCGCAGCAGGCTGGGGAGCAGTGATCGCCGGTGCAGTAATCATTATCATCTTCATGGTCATCGACCGCTTTGTCGAGACATGGGCACGTAAGACCTACGGCCCGTATACTGAAGAAACAGCAGCAGAAGAGGAGGCAACAGCATGA
- the mcrA gene encoding coenzyme-B sulfoethylthiotransferase subunit alpha: MAKIERSQKLFLDALKEKFQGQDPESVKTTFYNFNGIRQSPRKREFMKAAQGIEMERGISMYDPEHCHLGGLPMGQRQLMTYEVSQSGIFVEGDDLHFVNNSAMQQMWDDIRRTVVVGMDLAHATLQKRLGKEVTPETINEYLHILNHAMPGAAVVQEHMVETHPGLVDDCYVKVFTGDDAMADDIEPQFLINIDKLFPDDQAEALKAQVGKSMYQAIHIPTIVSRTCDGGTTSRWSAMQIGMSFIAAYRMCAGEAAVADLSFAAKHAGVSQMASILPARRARGPNEPGGIKFGVFSDIVQANRKYPKDPARASLEVVGAGTMLFDQIWLGSYMSGGVGFTQYATAAYTDNILDEYTYYGMDYLKDKYGFDYSSPDPAATIAPTQEVVNDLATEVNLNAMEQYEQYPTMMEDHFGGSQRAGVMAAACGLTCSIGTGNSNAGLNGWYLSMLMHKEGWSRLGFFGYDLQDQCGSANSLSMEPDRGLMGELRGPNYPNYAMNVGHQGEYAAIVGGAHYGRGDGFCFDPLIKICFADPSLTFDFAEPRREFAKGAIREFKPAGERSLIIPAR, translated from the coding sequence ATGGCAAAAATTGAGAGATCACAGAAGCTTTTCCTTGACGCACTCAAAGAGAAGTTCCAGGGCCAGGATCCTGAGTCCGTAAAGACCACATTCTACAACTTCAACGGTATCCGCCAGTCTCCGCGTAAGCGCGAATTCATGAAGGCTGCACAGGGTATCGAGATGGAGCGTGGAATCTCCATGTACGACCCCGAGCACTGCCACCTTGGCGGACTGCCCATGGGTCAGAGACAGCTCATGACCTACGAAGTATCCCAGAGCGGTATCTTCGTAGAGGGTGACGACCTGCACTTTGTCAACAACTCTGCCATGCAGCAGATGTGGGATGACATCCGCCGTACTGTCGTTGTCGGTATGGACCTTGCACACGCCACACTCCAGAAGCGTCTCGGCAAGGAAGTTACCCCTGAGACCATCAACGAATATCTCCACATCCTCAACCACGCAATGCCCGGTGCAGCAGTGGTTCAGGAACACATGGTCGAGACCCACCCGGGCCTTGTCGATGACTGTTACGTGAAGGTCTTCACCGGCGACGACGCCATGGCAGACGACATTGAGCCACAGTTCCTGATCAACATCGACAAGCTCTTCCCTGACGACCAGGCAGAGGCCCTGAAGGCACAGGTAGGCAAATCGATGTACCAGGCAATCCACATTCCGACCATTGTCTCCCGTACCTGTGATGGTGGAACTACCTCCAGATGGTCTGCTATGCAGATCGGTATGTCCTTCATCGCAGCATACCGCATGTGCGCGGGTGAAGCAGCAGTCGCTGACCTTTCATTCGCCGCAAAGCACGCCGGTGTCTCACAGATGGCATCCATCCTTCCGGCACGTCGTGCCCGTGGTCCAAACGAGCCCGGTGGTATCAAGTTCGGTGTCTTCTCCGATATTGTTCAGGCAAACCGGAAATACCCGAAGGACCCCGCCCGTGCTTCCCTTGAGGTTGTCGGTGCAGGTACCATGCTCTTCGACCAGATCTGGCTTGGTTCATACATGTCCGGTGGTGTCGGTTTCACCCAGTACGCTACCGCAGCATACACCGACAACATCCTCGATGAGTACACCTACTATGGTATGGACTACCTGAAGGACAAGTACGGCTTCGACTACTCCAGTCCTGACCCCGCAGCAACCATCGCTCCGACCCAGGAGGTCGTCAACGACCTTGCAACCGAGGTAAACCTCAATGCAATGGAGCAGTACGAGCAGTATCCAACCATGATGGAAGACCACTTCGGTGGTTCACAGCGTGCTGGTGTTATGGCAGCAGCCTGTGGTCTGACGTGTTCCATCGGTACCGGAAACTCCAACGCCGGTCTGAACGGCTGGTACCTTTCCATGCTCATGCACAAGGAAGGCTGGTCACGTCTCGGGTTCTTCGGATACGATCTTCAGGACCAGTGTGGTTCAGCAAACTCCCTCTCCATGGAGCCTGACCGCGGTCTGATGGGCGAACTTCGTGGACCAAACTACCCGAACTACGCCATGAATGTCGGTCACCAGGGAGAATACGCAGCTATCGTCGGTGGTGCACACTACGGACGCGGCGACGGATTCTGCTTCGACCCGCTGATCAAGATCTGTTTCGCAGATCCGTCACTGACCTTCGACTTTGCAGAGCCCCGCCGCGAATTCGCAAAGGGTGCAATCCGCGAGTTCAAGCCAGCAGGCGAGCGTTCACTGATCATACCAGCACGGTAA
- the mtrA gene encoding tetrahydromethanopterin S-methyltransferase subunit A: MADKKSPASGWPIIQGDYHSGSAESCVAVCTFGSHLDEQGICDAGAAICGSCKTENLGLEKLIANTISNPNIRFVIFCGTEVKGHLSAQSLKALHENGVEGGKIVGSQGAIAFIENLDAAAIERFQQQVEIIDIMESEDMGAITAKITECAGKDPGAFEGDAMVVDVSEGEGGAEGGAVAATANPQFLEIEAKLNAIEKKLEFADAELAQRYGRKVGRDIGILYGLVAGLIVFMMLLVLLPKLGGFI; the protein is encoded by the coding sequence ATGGCAGACAAGAAATCTCCGGCATCAGGCTGGCCAATCATCCAGGGTGATTATCACTCCGGCAGTGCAGAGAGCTGTGTTGCTGTCTGTACGTTCGGGTCTCACCTTGACGAACAGGGTATCTGTGATGCAGGCGCTGCTATCTGTGGTTCCTGTAAGACAGAGAACCTTGGACTTGAGAAGCTGATTGCAAACACCATCTCGAATCCGAACATCCGCTTCGTCATCTTCTGTGGAACAGAAGTGAAGGGTCACCTTTCGGCCCAGTCACTGAAAGCTCTGCACGAAAATGGTGTCGAAGGCGGTAAGATCGTCGGTTCACAGGGTGCAATCGCATTCATCGAGAACCTTGACGCAGCCGCAATCGAGCGGTTCCAGCAGCAGGTCGAGATTATCGACATCATGGAATCGGAAGACATGGGCGCTATCACCGCAAAGATCACCGAGTGTGCAGGGAAGGATCCCGGTGCATTCGAGGGTGACGCGATGGTCGTCGATGTCAGCGAAGGTGAAGGCGGTGCCGAAGGCGGTGCAGTGGCTGCCACAGCGAACCCACAGTTCCTCGAAATTGAGGCCAAACTCAACGCTATCGAGAAGAAACTGGAGTTTGCTGATGCAGAACTTGCTCAGCGCTATGGCCGTAAGGTCGGCCGTGACATAGGCATTCTCTATGGCCTTGTCGCTGGTCTGATTGTATTCATGATGTTACTGGTATTACTCCCCAAGTTAGGCGGATTTATCTGA
- the mtrC gene encoding tetrahydromethanopterin S-methyltransferase subunit MtrC codes for MSVKIEASEGGMDHNVMLGIGVVGALVCIYLVYLNTLMSTEVFAFFGGLAAIIVLWWGTDSIKNLCSYGLGTGVPSAGMIALGSGVVAMLFATKLAGISPLLVPIGCVVVAAILGAILGFISDKVLNMNIPVMTRMIAELTVVGSLTMLGFTAMVAGTFSFGDLITGATSVFGVEIASYASSVIGGCVLATIFMLGAIAIQHPFNACLGPNESWDRTQMCAIECGALSMIGVAVMSIAFLSIPAVVISFAISIILWGWSYSELIKLSKRDAYDWLDAQPIREVGGEQ; via the coding sequence ATGTCAGTAAAAATTGAAGCATCAGAAGGCGGAATGGACCACAATGTCATGCTTGGCATTGGGGTCGTTGGCGCACTGGTCTGTATCTATCTGGTCTACCTCAACACCCTGATGTCAACGGAAGTCTTCGCCTTCTTTGGCGGGCTTGCGGCTATCATCGTACTCTGGTGGGGTACTGACTCAATTAAGAACCTTTGCAGCTATGGTCTTGGTACCGGTGTGCCATCCGCGGGTATGATCGCGCTTGGTTCCGGTGTTGTTGCCATGCTCTTTGCAACAAAACTTGCAGGTATCAGCCCGCTTCTCGTGCCTATCGGCTGTGTTGTTGTTGCAGCAATCCTCGGAGCAATCCTCGGATTCATCTCAGATAAGGTTCTCAACATGAACATCCCGGTTATGACCCGCATGATTGCAGAGCTCACCGTTGTCGGTTCACTGACAATGCTCGGGTTCACTGCAATGGTTGCAGGTACGTTCTCATTCGGAGACCTCATCACCGGTGCAACATCAGTCTTTGGCGTTGAAATTGCAAGCTATGCATCATCCGTAATTGGTGGATGTGTGCTCGCAACAATCTTCATGCTTGGTGCAATTGCAATCCAGCACCCGTTCAATGCATGTCTCGGTCCGAATGAATCATGGGACCGTACACAGATGTGCGCAATTGAGTGCGGTGCTCTGAGCATGATTGGCGTTGCTGTTATGTCAATTGCATTCCTCTCGATTCCAGCTGTCGTCATCTCATTTGCTATTTCAATCATCCTTTGGGGATGGTCCTACAGTGAGTTGATCAAGCTCTCGAAGCGTGATGCATATGACTGGCTTGACGCACAGCCTATCCGCGAAGTCGGAGGTGAACAGTAA